A single genomic interval of Macadamia integrifolia cultivar HAES 741 chromosome 6, SCU_Mint_v3, whole genome shotgun sequence harbors:
- the LOC122082290 gene encoding cinnamoyl-CoA reductase 1-like encodes MMVSGQIVCVTGAGGFIASWLIKLLLERGYFVKGTVLDPNDPKNSHLRELPGAKERLTLCKADIPDYESILHAVKGCSGLFHVAFPIVNDLKRVMEAAIRGTMNVMNAAAEAQVKHVVFTSSVAVIHMDPNRSPDRVVDETCWSDLNYVKTILDWYSYGKILAELTAWEMAKKRGVELVTVIPSFTIGQMLQPYTSNSALHIIKLLNGWHKKYGNYVQGYVHVRDVALAHILVYESPTAAGRYLCLGTVLHRAEIAAMLLQMFPHYHIPTK; translated from the exons ATGATGGTTTCAGGCCAAATTGTGTGTGTCACTGGCGCAGGAGGTTTCATTGCTTCATGGCTTATTAAGCTTCTCCTAGAAAGAGGTTACTTTGTCAAGGGAACAGTTCTAGACCCTA ATGATCCCAAGAATTCTCATTTGAGGGAACTACCAGGGGCTAAGGAAAGATTAACTCTTTGTAAAGCTGACATTCCTGATTATGAGAGCATTCTCCATGCAGTCAAAGGATGCAGTGGACTCTTTCACGTAGCCTTTCCTATTGTGAATGATTTG AAACGAGTTATGGAGGCAGCAATCAGAGGAACCATGAATGTGATGAATGCCGCAGCAGAAGCTCAAGTTAAACATGTGGTTTTCACGTCTTCAGTGGCAGTAATTCATATGGATCCTAATAGGAGTCCTGACAGGGTCGTCGATGAGACTTGCTGGAGCGATCTCAACTATGTCAAGACCATTTTG GACTGGTATTCTTATGGGAAGATATTGGCAGAGCTGACAGCGTGGGAGATGGCAAAGAAGAGAGGGGTGGAACTGGTGACTGTGATCCCTTCCTTCACTATTGGTCAAATGCTTCAACCATATACCAGTAATTCTGCACTTCACATTATCAAGTTACTCAATGGGTGGCATAAGAAGTATGGCAATTATGTACAGGGTTATGTTCACGTCAGGGATGTAGCTTTGGCTCATATTCTTGTTTATGAGTCCCCTACCGCAGCTGGCAGGTACCTCTGCCTTGGCACCGTGCTTCACCGGGCTGAGATCGCTGCCATGCTTCTTCAGATGTTCCCTCACTACCACATTCCCACCAAGTAA